The genomic interval CTCGTCAACTTCTTGAGAAGATCTCCACTTCGCTGCTGAGAGCCTCCAGAAAGGGTACCCTCAGGCGAGTAGTGATCTCCCTCCAGAGTCACACAATGAGCACGAATCTGGGGATGGTAAGCACACTTCTTTGCGGTCTCGGTatctacacacacaagagTGCCGCCAAAAACATAAGCCATGGCCTTAGCAACCTCATCGGAGTATCCAACTAGCTCTAGGGCACGTCCAACCCGGCCGGGGGCCACCTGCTGGGCCACGGCGAGTCGCTCCGCAGAAATTAGACCTTCGGCAGCAATTTTATTCAGAGGAATCATGGTGACTCGTCGCTTGAGTCGGCCCCGCTGTAGCAGCTCCTTACCGGTGATCTCattgtcaacaacaacgttGAACAGCTtgcctccagcagcaacctgCAGAGCAATGCACTTGTCCATGTTCTCATCTCCAATGGTCAGCAGTTCGGCCACGAAACCCTTGACGGATGAAGCAGAGAAGTTGGCATGAGGACGAGCGTAGGTGAACTCGGAGAACGACGCTTGACGCTTCTCGGAGTCAATTCGAGCAGAAAGAGCATCGATTCGCGACATGCACTCGCGCTCCTTTCCGGTCCAGTCCTCGTCGGCTCCGGGAACAGCCATAAGACGCTCCACTTCAGCTTCCAGAGCTCCTTTGGCTTCTCGCAGACCAGCCAGCTTGTCGAGCACGctctggttctggctctcaGCCTTGGCGACCTTGGGAGCGTCTCTTTTGAGAGCCTCTGTCAGATGTGAGATTCGCATCTGAGCACGATCAATTGCCACACGAGAATCATTGGCCTGTTCACGTGCCTCAGCAAGTTGGCGCTGGTAGCCAGACTCCTTACCGGCCGAAGATGCGATACCGGTCTGAAGCGACTGTAGCAGTTCACGCTTGGACTCGAGAGCCTTGGTCATGGAGTCAAGACGCTGTGTTTGAGCGTCCAGTTCTCTCTGGCTAGCGTCAACTTCGGCCTGGCgcttctggagctcctcGGTTCGATCAGTAGCCTCAAGACTGGCTAGTGAATCTTCTTCCTCGGTAAGCTGGGACCGTTTCAGGTCGATTGTAGTGTTGAGACGCACCACTTCATGGGaggcagccttggcctgctTTTGAAGAACAGAAACATTCGTATCTTTAGACGCCTCGGCTGCCTGACGAGCCTTGACCTCGGCAATGTCCTGCTCGAGCACGCCCATCTCGTGTGTGTTCTGCTCCACTGCTAGGGCCTTTGCTTCCTTCTCGGCAACAATCGCTTCAATAGCGGCGGTCATCTCCTGAGCACCCTGGGTCAACATGATGTAGTCATGTGCCACAATGAGCTTGATAGCCCGCTCGAGGTCGGACTGGGTGTGTTGGTACTCGAGGAACGACTTCTTTTCCTGTCGCAGCTTATCCAACTTGGGCTTaatttcctcctccaaaagCAATGCACTTTCCTGGCGCCGGGCATCCTTCTTCGCCATagtcttgagagccttctcctttcgATCCTCGTACATTCGAGTTCCAGCGGCCTCCTCGATGAGAGCCAGCACCTCGGCAGGCTTCATGTTCAGTACTTTGGTGATTCGACCCTGCATGATCAGAAAGTTGGGATTGTTGATATTGAGCTGGACCGATTGGAACAAATGCTGTAccgtctgctgctgcgcTCGGTGACCGTTGATCAGGTACTTGCTCGTGCCTCCAAGCACAATCTGACGGGTCACCGAGATCTGGGCGTACTTCTCGAACCCGATAGGACTAGTGGCGGTATCTGAGTTGTCGAAAACAATGGTGACACTTGCCTTGGTCACACCGGCCTGTCCTCGCTTGTAGATGAGATCCTGGAGGTTCTGAGCTCGAACAGTAGCCATGGTCGTGATACCTAGCACGAAACAAATGGCGTCCAGAATGTTGGACTTGCCACTACCGTTGAGACCGGTGATACAGTTGAACTGCGGGTCCCATCCGGAGATGACTGTACGCGTGGCGTACGACTTGAAGCCGTCGATTACGAGCTCTTCGACTTTCATTTAGGTGTTGAGAGGTGTGGTTTAGAAAAAGAACGTTAAGCGTGTTTCGTGTTTGGGACCTGTTGTCCCAGCAACGGTTAGAGTTTTGAGTGTTACACTTTAATTCGCCGCGAAAGCTACTCGTAAGTAGTTGAAGTACTGATTATAGGTGCGTTCTGTTACCAAAAACAATGGCTACacattacaagtagtcgGTTCCATTGCAGCAAAAAATGACAACcgagagattcgaactctcgcctccgaagagaccaggaTATTCGTTAAGGTGTTAGCCTTAACCTGGCGCCTTAgaccgctcggccaggttGCCCGAAATGTGCCAGATTCGGGTCCGTTTCTTATTCCAAAAGTGGttcgggtcacgtgattactgtactgtaatgaatctgtaatgaatcattagaataaaaataaaaaaccGTGTTTCACTAGAATAAACAAAATTCCTAGTTGATTTTCAGAACGTCTTACCAAGTGGCAAGTGTGTGTTCTATTGTTCTTTACTAAATGGCATGGAAAGTATCGCATCACTGCTGTATGATGGGCTCAGAGCTGTTCTCCTGAAGCTtgaggaaaaaaaacagaaaaggagaagaagaaaaaaatcattTGACGATGAAGATCGATGGGGCGTTGTTTTTGGAGCCCCTGTGGAGCTTCTTCTTtactttttatttttatttaacCAGGGGCCTGTGGGCAGGTGTTGGATGTTGTGCTTGTTTACCACATCTTGATTTGGAGTTGTATAGGATGTCTAACTCACGCGACAAGTACTTACACAATTGTGTGTGACAAGaaatatacagtacattttACACGTGTAAGTGCCCGATATTCATTCCTAACTACAGCAAGGGCGTAGAAACTCCTTAACACCAAAATCGAAcgccatttttttttattctaattACAAAAATCAAacgttttttttcttttctaATGATTCGTGACTAAGCAGAAAGCACAATGTTTGCCTAACGTTTTCAAAAATCGGAAGATTTTTCAGGCatcctggccgagcggttAAGGCGAGAGATTAGAAATCTCTTGGGGTTTCCCCGCGTAGGTTCGAATCCTGCGGACGTCGCCATTTTTTGTTGATCCTGAACAGATACGAACCGACACTTACTGTAACTCGTACCCTTAGAATAtgcgtactgtacttggatTCGTGTCCTCGAGTCATGTCTCAATCTCATTTTAAGTAGCTACGATTACTTATCTCGTCGCTCCATTTTTGAAATGCAATAATTATACAAGTAAACAGGAACAGTAAACAGATACTAGCGGAAACCTCCAAGAGTCTTTCTTCGCTTGGAACGCTTCTGAGACCCGCCCTGTGAACCGGAGGGGCCAGCAGATTGTCTTCTCGTGTCCTGAGAGGCAACACGAGCTAGCGACGAGCGATGGGAGCTGGACGGAGCCAAAGATGCTCGCTGCGAAGGAGCCTGGCTCGATAGAGACAGTGTGGGAATCGTGTTTCTGCTGGCAACAATCTGGGAAAGCAGCTCCTGCTGAGTAGGGGCCTTACGCTTATTCTTGCGCGTTCCAAATTCGACCCAATCATCGTAGTTGGTTTTGGGAGGCGCACCTATCACCCAGTCATCCAACATCTTTGTAATATGCACCGGAACGTCCTTTTCCTTTCCTCTGTCTTCTTTGGAGCGACGTACGCTACACGTCAGGTAGCAGAGCGTAGCTGCCAACCGACGACACATACGCTCAGTCTTGATGCGATACTCTATGAGGTACTTTCCAAGAAGAGGATTGCCCCGATCAGATGTGTCAGTCGAGGGAGTGACGTATACACTCATGAGTTCCTCGTACTTTTTCACTGGGTCCACATTTGGGAAGATCCGGACCGCAGAGGTGCTATAATGTTTCTGCAACTCGCCCAGCATCTCCCCAAACTCATCAATCGACGAAGGTGTGTCGTCAGCTCCCAATTGAGCTAGAGACGTTCTACCGCCAGGACAGCCTTCCTTGTGCCAGGTCTTGATGAGACCATCAAGCTTCCCAGCAATCTCAGACACACCAATGGGCTCTGGAAATGGTGGCGGTAGCATAAACTCGTCATAGCCTTCAAAACTGAACACTCTCACGTTTTGTTCTTTACCATTTTTGTACTGACCAGGAAACTTCCACACTGGGTCAGGTTTGTAGTCTTGAAATTTGGACGGTTCACTAGTGAGAAGCTTGCGAACTACACATCCATCAATGTCGCAATCGAACAGCATGTCAATAGCGCCTGGGAACTCAACCAGCAGGGTTGAATTGATAGGTGTTTGTGTAGACAGCATAATAGGGTAAGGGTCACAGGTCCATTCTAGCAGAAGTGGCTCTGCAGGGTTCTGGTATGCATATGTGTAGAATATCTTCTGAAGAGACAATTGAGAATGGACAATGGCAATTGACTTGCCTTCGACCAGGGACATGGAGAGCTTGATGGAGGCATCCTCACTCAGCAGGTTCATTGTTCGGGAGATCTGAAGAGGCGTATCTTTGTTAAGGTCAAAGATCATCATTCGCACCGCAGAAAGCACAACTAGCAAGTTAGGGTACTTGGGGTCTCTTTTCATGTCCATAATCACGTCGCCtgcatgctgctgttgaaaCAACTCGACAAAAGTCGGTTCAGCTCCCATATCCTCCTTGTTCATCGCATATAGCCGCAGTCCTTTCCTTGAAGCCAGGGCCATCTTCTTGCCTCCATCAAACAGCTTGATACTTTTCCAGTCACTAAGCACCTCAAAGCGTGGATCGTATCCCTGAGCAATAATTGGAGGATGAGCTTCCGGCTCTGTTCCCAACTGGTGTATTCGCCATGTTCCATCTGCAGTTGCTCCTGCGTATAGGTCGCCCTGAAGATCACAGTCCACGTACTTGTCGTCTCTGAGATCAAAGTAGGACGTGGAAACCATGCTTGTAAACAGCTCTTGGACATTAGCATTTAGGTCCACAACATGAGTAGCTCCTGTAGTTCGTACCAAAAGTCGCGTAGCAAGTTTACCCGTTCCCGCAGGGTTGTCAAACAGCACCTGGGTGATTTCGCGCTTGAAATCGTGCTGCTTGACATGATGTAGGCTTGGGAGTGACTTGTCAAACACATCACGGGTGGTGGCATACGCCGGATCAAGAGATGGGTCTTGAGGAGCAACGTTCTCTATGATCAGCTCATTCCCCTTGGCATGAGCCATAATTCTGAAAGTGGCGAAATTCGTGTCCTCGACATGCTCAGTATCTCCATGGTTCCATTCCACGTCGGCCATGGCCATCTTTGTTCCCACATCGACCCTAAACAGCATGCTGGACTTGCGAAAGCCCAACTCTCGGTCTTCAGCGAACTTGGCATGCATCTCGGCCAAAGGGATTTTACTTTTGTTCACGGCTTGATTACGAACCGTCTCGACGATATCTCCCTCTGTAGAGCTGGTGAAGGTCCGGAACCCGGTGTCGTAGAGGGTCAAGGACTGGCCGACCTCCGATAGAGGCAGACTGCTGTTGACAGTGGGGTAATGCAAGTCGGTGTCGCCAAAGACCTCTCGGGAGATGAGAGGCATGCCCCATTGACCGGTGCCGACCTGGGACTCCCACAAGGACGGGTCTGTGTTCACCCAGCTCACTTGGCTCACTTGTTCGCTCATTTCGCGTGTTGCAGTGAAATGCTTCTGCACGCCAACATCTAGCTTCAAATAATTTGGACTTGCAGAAAGTGTAATCAATGCAGAGTGTAGtgcctacttgtagctacagtaagtacTTTTACAGTAGGCACTTGCCAATAACTACAAGAGCAAAAGTACCAAGCTACATGTGACGAGACTGAACGAGACTTGTAGAACGCCTTTGTACCTGTGCCTCATCTATACCGTTAGTCGTAAGGGAATACATGGCACAGGCTGATTAAACATGAGTCGTAATCTACAAAGATCCAGACTGTGCAGTGTCATAACCGTAGCAAAACATGCTAGGCACCGCAATTACTAGTAGAGCATGTGTAAAAATCTTTCTTGAAAGGCAGGAACCTCTACGTACGTAAAGATCAATTGTATGGTACGTGCACCATTCAATTTGTCCTACGGTaatagctacagtatgtacttgtagctagcTAGCTGCAAAGAACGACACAAAGCTCACACCTCACCTTCATATTCctactacatactgtagccaGCACATCACGCAACAATAACTACTGGTCGGAGACGTTCGGACTAGGTCTTctgttctccttctcttaTTCACACAAACTCAAGAACTATGTAACTAAATACAACGATTCGAGTATTTCAGCGGACTCATGTGTAGCACTTTGGATCAGTCTATAACTAACCAAAGGCACACGCGTGGTGGTTAGCCACGCTCGCATCTATTACTCAAATCGCAGGTCCCAGTCAATCTTGGGACCGAGCTTGGGCAGCTGCTCAGCAACGTTCTGCACGTCCTtgtctcctcgtccagagaGACAGATGACCacgttcttgtccttgggcagcttcttggccagctccaTGGCACCGTGGATGGCGTGCGACGACTCAAGGGCGGGAATGATACCCTCCAGCTGGGTCAGCTGTCGGAAGGCGTTGAGAGCGTCGGCATCGGAGGCAGCAACAAACTCAACTCGGCCAGTATCCTTCCAGTAGGACAGCTCAGGACCGACACCGGGGTAGTCCAGACCAGCGGAGATAGAGTGTGTGTCCTGGATCTGACCATCGGCGTTCTGCAGAACGTAGGTCTTGACTCCCTGGAACACTCCGACCTGGCCCTTAGTGAGGGTAGCAGAGTGGGCGGGTGTATCAATaccgtctcctccagcctcGACACCAACAAGTCGCACAGACTTGTCGTTCTCGAAGGGAGCAAACATACCGGAGGAGTTGGATCCACCGCCGACACAGGCGACAACGGCATCAGGCAGAGCACCGTTGTTGAGGGCAGCAAactgctccttggtctcTCGGCCAATAACGGACTGAAGAGTTCGTACCAGAGTGGGGTAGGGGTGAGGGCCAATGGCAGAACCAATGACGTAGTGGGTTGACTCGAGGTTGGTGACCCAGAATCGCAGAGCCTCGTTGACGGCGTCTCGCAGAGTCTTGGAGccctcctcgaccttgaCAACCTCGGCACCAAGCATTCGCATACGGAACACGTTGAGAGACTGTCGTCGGGCGTCCTCAGCACCCATAAAGACCTTGCACTTCATGCCGAACTTGGCGGCAACAGTGGCGGTAGCAACACCGTGCTGGCCGGCTCCGGTCTCGGCAATGAGCTCTTTCTTGCCCAATCGCTTGGCAAGAATGACCTGACCGACGGcattgttgatcttgtgAGAACCGGTGTGGTTGAGGTCCTCTCGCTTGAGCCAGATCTTGGCTCCTCCGCAGTGCTCGGTGAGTCGCTCGGCCTcatggaaggaggagggtcGGTTCATGTAGGCAAAGTAGGATCGGAACTCCTCCCAGAAAGATTCATCAGCAAAGGCCTCCTCGACGCAAGTCTCGAGCTCCAGCAGACATCGGTGCAGAGACTCGGGTACGTACTGGCCTCCGTGAACACCGAATCGGGCAGGGTAGACAGACTTTCGCAGCACCTCGTCGGTGTTGACGGCCTGGGTAGTGTCGGACTTGTTTTCGTTGGACACAGCGGCAGAGGCTGCTCGTCCACCAGTCACAGACTGCAGGTACTTGGCGACAGCCTCGGGGGATCCGTTGGACTCCTCGATGGTGGCAATGATCTTGGATCCAATGACAATACCGTCGGCCAGGGGGGCCAGCTGGTTGAAGTGCTCCTGGGTGGACACTCCAAAGCCAACTGCCAGAGGCTTGCCTCCAGTGTACTTTCGGACCTTAGCCACGAGctcgtcaatgtcggtAGACAGCTTTCCGGTGGCGCCAGTGACGCCCATTCGCGAGACGACGTACATGAAAGAGTCGGTGATGGAAGCGAGGACCTCAAGACGGTCgttgggggtggtgggggcGACCAGAGGGACGTAAGACAGACCCTCACGAGTGCAGAGGCCTCTGAAAgcaacagcctcctccGGGGGAAGGTCGACGATAATGAAACCGTTGGCTCCAGCGTCTCGGGCAGCCTTGACAAACTTCTCGTCACCAAAATGGTGGATAGGGTTGTAGTAGCCCATGAGCACAATGGGGACGTGGACGCCCTTGGCTCGAGCCTGCTTGACAAGGTCCAGACACGAGTGGACGGTGACACCGTTGGCAAGAGCCACATTGTTGGCGGCCTGGATGGCAGGGCCGTCGGCAACAGGGTCGGTGAAGGGGATGCCGAGCTCAATCACGTCGGCTCCTCCGGTCTGGAGGCCCTCGAGAATGGGCACGGTTTTTTCAACAGAGGGGAATCCTGCGGTGACGAAGGTAACGAGGGCGGGACGGCCCTCCTTCTTGCACTGCTCGAAAGTGGCAGCCAGATGAGCAGACATTTTGTAGCGGTGTAGTGTGCGTGTGGAGTATAAGAGAGGTTTGATCTGGTATTGAAATTGGTGAAATTCTTAGACTCGGAGGTTAGGGGAGGATATAAAGGCTGATTTAGGCGCTAGTTTGTATGATACTGTTTCTGGGAAAGCAGATGGATCGATTTTAAGTGGTCGAAATAATATACTGATGGGAATTATACCAATTTAAGCCACTGAAATACTCCTTATGACTCTTGCACGAAATGTTGTGCCCCGGATATTCACCGCTTTTAGAGTTGCCGGCTGGGTCAGTCATAAACCCTGTTTGTCACCTTCTGAACTGCTCTCGTAACTGTAGGTTGAGTTCGTGTATTCAGTTATGAAAGTTACTGTAGCTGCTAGCAGAGCTTTCAAGGAGGTACCAATGTTGATAAGCACGTGTATTATACGAGTAGATCATGATGAAGTCAGTCTGTTACAATACACCACTCCATCTGGGTACTGTAATTATAAAAGATGCACCAAAAGCATGGTGTACTTGCGCACCTCATAGCACTGTCTGACGTGCATCGGCAACTCTctatacagtatgtaccagGCTGCGGCTGATCCTCTCCGAAGACAGAGCCATTGGGTGACAGAAGGTGACTAATATCATACCCCTGGTAGTGATCTGGCGGCGTAGGAGTTAACTGTTGACATTATGGGAGACATCAAGCGCTTGCTTGCTCAAACAAGTCTCCAGTGACGTGTATTGCACCCCTATCTTGTGCATATGCTGAACTAGTCCTGCCAGTCACGCTTACCATATTGCTCCGATAACGGCGTGCATGTGGGGTACACAATGGGGTTGAATGACCGCTGAATGGAGTAATTGTTGGTATTCTGAGATGCCACATACAAGCCGTGATGGTtgaataataataatataatTAATTATTGGATGGTAGTTTTTCTTTTATGTAGCCAGGCAAAATTTTCTTAGCTATAAATCGTGGTTGTTGTAGCCCACATCGTTATAAATgaactacagtatacaTTGCACAGTCGATACCCGAGCTTACTAAGTATAATAAGATATATGGCCGAATTATTTCCCTGTTGTTGCCTATACTAAAAGAGGGAGATAGATGGAAACATAGTCACTGGGTTGAGCAGCTGAAACAATTTTACCGCGGTAATGTAAGTCATAACCTGTACCAAATACCTAGGCGTAAAAAGAAGCACGCAAAAGATGCATGTTTACCCTACCGCGACAAGCTGGTTTATATAGAGCGGATAGGCCCAATTTTTTCCGCATCACAGCCAAAAAGAGTGAGTATCGACAACAGCACGAGGCTTCAAAGGATGAACGTATCACAGACCTGTACCGATCTCGGGGGTTGTATCCCAGGAACAGAGGAAATGATTGCCTAACGCTGACACAAATGAGAAATTTGTATTTCCCATGAGACTTTGAACTAACATAGATGAGTGATACTTCAGTAAAGTCAACTAAGACACCACTATATAGTTAACTATTTATTAATTATCCTACCAAGAAAACATAGCTACTATATGAGTCTTGTGCATTTTTGAGCCCGGAGAATCACATATACACGGTATACGCCACGAAAATCGATTGGATCTCTCTGAATAGTTAACGCCCAAAGTTGCTCGCCTCCTTCGTATTAATAACACTATTGGTGCATTACGTCACAAACCATCCCTGCAGATGTTGGGCGGTGATATACTGGGGGCTATAGTGTAGAAGGCAGATTAATAACCATGGAAATCAAGTAAAAGTGCTCATATAAACAACATCATCTGCCCTTAATTTattccttctcttctggaACACCTTCCTACATCCACCTCCAATTCCCCAACACGTGACTTATCTCGCATAGCGCGCATCAGTCCATCGGCGCTCAacactactgtagtctTTGCAACCccacaacaccatggaATCGGTATTCAGAATCATTCTGTTTATCATGCTCATGGGGCTGCTCATGTCGCCGGGGGGCAACCGCTACACGCCCCTCAGCCGCAAGGAGAAACGCCAACTTGAGCAACTTGTTGCCAACCACAAGTTCCAGGCAGACCGGCTCCGAAACCACAACGCTCACGACTACACCTTTGGCAACCTGACGGGGTTCACGTTTGGTTATACAAAGCCGCGCAAGGGAGACAAACGACAACAGCTGGGCTGTCGCGACGAGGGAGACAAGGTGTCGCTATTCCCACAGGACGTTCTCAACGAGGCCAGCTCATATTGGAAAAACGAAAAGGGACTGTATCTGCGCAACATTTCTGGCGTTGTGCGGGGCGACTGGACAGGTCCCGCGAACGACACACAGAAACTTCTCCACATCCCCATGCCAGTGTCGCAACAAAATTGGACGTGGCATCCTCACAACCACAGCGTTAGCATCACTCCTCTACCAATAGACCCCGATGACGACGGTGGCGACGAGGGAGAACAGCGGATAAATGGCAACATCACAGCCGTTGACGGTAAAGTTGAACTCGACTTCATTGATGCCATCCCCAGCTACGTTAATCAGCGCATTCTTAGCTCATACTTTGCTAACCACACTGTGCCAAAGGAGCTGGAAGCGTTTGCAGATGTGAACGTGGTCACGTGTACAGCCCAGCTAATGGGCCAGGAGTCCGACTCAGAACTCCACACGGTAGTGCTCCGGGGCTTGCATTTCAAGCACTCCGGAAACGTCATCATGACAACCCACTCAGCAAAGTTCTGGGGGTACGAGGCTCTAGCGGGCATGCTAGCGGAAATCATGCAAACGGCCGAccgatcacgtgaaagTACCGACGATGCCTTCAACActaccaaggaggccatgATGCCCATCATTGAGCGGCACCTGTCGATTATTGGAGACACAGATCAGGCTGTTCCTGTGTCGGAAatggagcaggaggccGCTGCGTCGTGCGAGTACATTGGTGTTTTGCACGTAGATTCCGTCGATGCTAATCAATACAGCGGAATAGACCTCCGAAACATTGAGTCAGAGCTTCAATACCCAGTGGGGCGTCCTCACAAGCGACCCCCAAGACTCCAAATGAGCGGAGTGTTGTACTCGCCTGATTGCGGCAAGAAAATGACCGTTGGAGACGCAAAGGGCCTACTTTGGAATGCCTCTTTGATGAAACAGAACCATGTGGTCGTGGCTGTCATCTTCCTTGGAATCATCAAcactctgctgctggcatTCCAGATGCAAAAGGCGTCGACCCCTTCTCTGTGCTCTCGGGTCAGCATCTGGTCGATTGGAGTTATGTCCATGATGGACGGATTCATGTGCATGTTTTCGCTCATGGCCATTCTTTACCGAACCCAGCCCCAGTTGCAGTTCACGGCTCTTGC from Yarrowia lipolytica chromosome 1F, complete sequence carries:
- a CDS encoding uncharacterized protein (Compare to YALI0F24915g, weakly similar to uniprot|P36096 Saccharomyces cerevisiae YKL034w TUL1 ligase, similar to Saccharomyces cerevisiae TUL1 (YKL034W); ancestral locus Anc_2.545), producing MESVFRIILFIMLMGLLMSPGGNRYTPLSRKEKRQLEQLVANHKFQADRLRNHNAHDYTFGNLTGFTFGYTKPRKGDKRQQLGCRDEGDKVSLFPQDVLNEASSYWKNEKGLYLRNISGVVRGDWTGPANDTQKLLHIPMPVSQQNWTWHPHNHSVSITPLPIDPDDDGGDEGEQRINGNITAVDGKVELDFIDAIPSYVNQRILSSYFANHTVPKELEAFADVNVVTCTAQLMGQESDSELHTVVLRGLHFKHSGNVIMTTHSAKFWGYEALAGMLAEIMQTADRSRESTDDAFNTTKEAMMPIIERHLSIIGDTDQAVPVSEMEQEAAASCEYIGVLHVDSVDANQYSGIDLRNIESELQYPVGRPHKRPPRLQMSGVLYSPDCGKKMTVGDAKGLLWNASLMKQNHVVVAVIFLGIINTLLLAFQMQKASTPSLCSRVSIWSIGVMSMMDGFMCMFSLMAILYRTQPQLQFTALAFVSFTYVSLFGLRFMLNITLSQIPEEFARPAAIQTPGGNAQDNTPGGDDTLPVTETQPAATPFIPSDADVSTALYGRFYFCLLAFVIVTTVTYGMTAPRRYVMEYVIVLGMASLWLPQIYRTAYRGTQQAPLAWYFMIGSSFTRLLPLYYVCLVKDDVFRHRIDRILPTLATLWIALQLFVIYAQHKFGPRFILPQHILPPIYDYHPIISQDDIESGSYGALFENAANGSLEDAHTDCSICMNPVELVVQTSDEQNNMDPAKLVARRQYMITPCRHVFHTDCMSNWMIRKLQCPVCRNPLPPM